A section of the Rana temporaria chromosome 4 unlocalized genomic scaffold, aRanTem1.1 chr4y, whole genome shotgun sequence genome encodes:
- the LOC120921830 gene encoding uncharacterized protein LOC120921830, whose product MLAESNIRLNKVASNSYRVMEAFPMEDRAKDLKDLDLGTESPPLQRSLGLSWDLKTDSFTFRVSREEKPFTKRGVLSTVNSLYDPLGFVAPIIMQGKALLRQITTEQEQIDWDVLLPEEKQMQWKLWKDSLLELEQLNIPRPYVFVSLSATKRRELCVFSDASTMAIAAVTYLRVIDTEGQSHVGFIMGKSKLAPRPAHTVPRLELCAAVLAVEMADMITTELDIEVHAVNFYTDSKIVLGYIHNASKRFYTYVTNRVTRIRKSTSPYQWHHISTDKNPADHGTRLVSAAVLKQTNWFVGPSFLGKPETKETTQVETFQLIEPDQDKEVRPQVAVCKTLVTRDSLGAHRFERFSSWKSLTRAIGKLICLARYSCRATNTDQRSNDHLEQAKVAIIKCIQQEVFKEEIQSLLKKEEISRLSSLKNLNPILDENGVLRIGGRLSAADMTIQERHPFIIPKNHHIALLLVRHYHEQVAHQGRHFTEGAVRSAGLWIIGGKRLVSSVISKCVTCKKIRGKLEVQKMSNLPADRLASDPPFTHVGLDVFGPWNISSRKTRGGSAESKRWAVLFSCLSTRAVHIEVIESLSTSSFINALRRFFSIRGPAKLIRSDRGTNFIGACKELKIISTDSETGSYLQDQGCTWTFNPPHASHTGGAWERMIGVARRILDAMLLKVGSTRLTHEALTTLMAEVVAIMNARPLVPVSTDPEMPSVLTPAMLLTQKMEPVTAPSGDFDLKDLYTKQWRQVQSLADIFWKRWRQEYLVTLQPRKKWQDDKPNLQVGDIVLLKDTQAHRNEWPIGLIVGTDPSSDARVRKVEVRIVRQGIPKVYARPISEVVLLLSKG is encoded by the exons ATGTTGGCAGAATCCAACATAAGATTAAACAAGGTAGCTTCCAACAGCTACAGAGTCATGGAAGCATTTCCAATGGAAGACCGTGCTAAAGACCTCAAAGACTTAGATCTAGGAACAGAATCACCACCCTTGCAAAGAAGTCTTGGGCTTAGTTGGGACCTAAAGACTGACAGTTTCACCTTCAGGGTCTCCAGAGAAGAGAAACCATTCACAAAAAGAGGCGTCCTATCTACAGTCAACAGTCTTTATGACCCCCTGGGATTCGTAGCACCCATCATCATGCAAGGCAAAGCTCTTTTGAGACAGATCACTACTGAGCAAGAACAAATTGACTGGGACGTACTTCTTCCTGAAGAGAAGCAAATGCagtggaagttgtggaaagactcATTGTTAGAGCTTGAACAACTCAACATTCCAAGACCGTACGTATTTGTTTCCTTGTCTGCTACAAAGAGGAGAGAATTATGCGTATTCTCTGACGCTTCCACTATGGCTATTGCAGCTGTAACTTaccttag ggtAATAGACACTGAGGGACAAAGCCATGTTGGGTTCATCATGGGAAAATCTAAACTAGCTCCCAGACCTGCTCACACTGTCCCACGTCTAGAACTTTGTGCTGCTGTCTTAGCGGTAGAGATGGCAGACATGATTACGACTGAACTGGACATTGAGGTCCATGCAGTGAACTTTTATACAGACAGCAAGATTGTGTTAGGATATATTCACAACGCTTCAAAAAGATTTTACACATACGTGACCAACAGAGTGACACGTATCAGAAAGTCTACAAGTCCATATCAGTGGCATCACATCAGCACAGACAAGAACCCAGCTGATCATGGGACAAGATTGGTGTCAGCCGCTGTACTCAAGCAAACTAACTGGTTCGTTGGTCCATCGTTTCTTGGTAAGCCAGAAACCAAAGAGACTACTCAGGTAGAGACCTTTCAGCTCATAGAACCAGATCAAGACAAAGAGGTAAGACCTCAAGTTGCAGTTTGTAAGACTTTAGTTACCAGAGACAGTCTGGGCGCCCATAGATTTGAAAGGTTTTCCAGTTGGAAGTCTTTAACCCGTGCAATCGGAAAACTTATCTGTCTAGCTAGATACTCCTGCAGAGCTACTAATACTGATCAGCGTAGCAACGACCATCTTGAACAAGCTAAGGTCGCGATCATCAAATGCATCCAGCAGGAAGTCTTTAAAGAAGAAATTCAAAGCCTTCTGAAAAAGGAAGAGATTTCTCGACTCAGTTCGCTCAAGAATTTGAACCCTATCCTCGACGAAAACGGAGTACTAAGAATTGGAGGTCGTTTGTCGGCAGCGGATATGACTATCCAAGAGAGACATCCCTTCATCATACCTAAGAATCATCACATCGCTCTTCTTCTGGTAAGACACTATCATGAGCAAGTTGCACATCAAGGACGACACTTCACTGAAGGAGCAGTACGGTCAGCAGGATTGTGGATCATAGGAGGTAAGAGACTAGTCTCCAGCGTGATCAGCAAATGCGTTACCTGTAAGAAGATTAGAGGGAAACTTGAGGTTCAGAAGATGTCAAACTTACCTGCAGACAGACTTGCTTCAGATCCTCCGTTCACTCACGTAGGTCTAGACGTTTTTGGACCATGGAACATCTCTTCTCGCAAGACCAGAGGAGGCAGTGCCGAAAGTAAACGTTGGGCTGTTCTGTTCTCTTGCCTGAGTACTAGAGCAGTTCATATTGAAGTGATTGAATCTTTATCCACTTCAAGTTTCATCAATGCCTTGAGAAGATTCTTCTCTATCAGAGGACCAGCGAAATTGATTCGTTCAGACCGTGGCACAAACTTTATTGGGGCCTGCAAGGAGTTGAAGATCATCTCTACAGACTCTGAAACAGGTTCCTATCTTCAAGATCAAGGATGCACTTGGACTTTTAATCCTCCACACGCATCGCATacgggaggagcctgggagaggatGATTGGAGTAGCTCGTCGTATTCTGGATGCCATGCTCCTGAAGGTTGGGTCTACTCGCCTCACTCATGAAGCTTTGACTACACTAATGGCTGAAGTCGTGGCCATTATGAACGCCAGACCTTTGGTTCCAGTGTCTACAGATCCGGAGATGCCGTCAGTCTTGACACCCGCAATGCTGCTGACCCAGAAGATGGAACCAGTGACAGCTCCCTCAGGAGACTTTGACCTCAAGGACTTGTACACCAAGCAATGGAGACAAGTTCAAAGTCTTGCGGACATTTTCTGGAAGAGGTGGAGACAGGAATACCTGGTGACACTCCAGCCACGCAAGAAATGGCAAGATGACAAACCCAACTTACAAGTTGGAGACATTGTCTTATTAAAAGACACTCAGGCCCACAGGAACGAATGGCCTATTGGACTCATTGTGGGGACTGATCCTAGTAGTGATGCTAGAGTTAGAAAGGTTGAAGTTAGAATTGTTAGACAGGGCATTCCCAAGGTGTATGCTAGGCCAATTTCCGAAGTAGTTTTACTTCTGTCCAAAGGTTAG